GCGGGCAGCGTCCAGCCGCGCGCGGCGTAGAGCTCGGGGGCGTCGGGAAAATAGCGTGCGATGACGGCGGAGGAATCGCGTTTCAGTTCGGCCACATCCGCGCGCGCGAAGGGCGGCGGCGCGGAGACGATGAACGTCCCGAAGCCGACATCCGGCGCCTTTTCCAGCGCTACGATATGCGCCCGCGCGGCATCCTCCACCGTCAGGCGGCGATGGAGAAACTCGTTCGCCTTCATATTCTCGCCCGAAAGCGTGCGATGCGTATCATCCTCTTCGGGGAAGAAACGGCTGGTGCGCAGTACGACCGCGTTCAGCCCCTGCTCGAGATGCGCGAGACGGCAGAGATTTTCGGCGGCGTGTTTGGTGACACCATAGATATTACGCGGTTCGATCGGCCCGCTCGTTTCGTCGAGCCACACGGCATGATCGGCGCGCTCGTCGCGGATCCCCTGGCTGATCATCAGCGACGTGGTCGAGGTAAAGACGAACCGGTCATGCCCCGCCGCGACCGCCGCCTCGACGAGGTTGAGCGTGCCGGTGACATTGACGTCGACGAAGGCCTGCGCGGGATAGCGGACGATATCGGGCTTGTGCAGCGCGCCGGCATGGATGACCGCCTCGATACCATGCTCACCGAAGGTCCTCTCGACCAGCGCGCGATCGGCGACCGATCCCTGCACCTGGGTATCGACACCCGGCGCGACATCAAGGCCGGTGACCTCATGCCCCCGCGCCCGCAACATCGGCGCGAGATAGCGGCCGAGCCAGCCCGATGATCCGGTAAGCAATATGCGCATGGGTCGCCTCCTCGCGAGGCGCATAATGGAGGCGATACACACCGAACAGGCCAAACCGTCATGCTGAACTCGTTTCAGCATCCACCGTGCAACAAGCGCCGTCCGCGCAAGCGGGGAAATGGACCGTGAAACGAGTTCAGGGTGACGAAGTCTATGGGGCAAGCGCAGGCTACTGGCCGCGACGCCTCATCAGTGCCCGACAACTCCCAGCGATTCGAACGGCTTGTCATGCTCGCCATATTTCTCGACCAGCGTCGCACTCGCCTGGTTGAGGCCGAGCACTTCGACCGTCTTGCCTTCGCCGCGCAGCCGCAGCACCACCTTGTCGAGCACGCCCGTCGCCGAAATGTCCCAGAAATGCGCGTCAGTCAGGTCGATCACCACCTTCTCCACGCCTTCCTCGCGGAAGCGGATCATTTCCATGATCCGGTCGGTCGAAGCGAAGAAGATCTGGCCGCCGATGATGTAGCGGCGCTCCTTGCCGTCGGGCGTGCGCATCGTTTCGAGCGTCACCAGCTTGCGCACCTTGCCCGCGAAGAAGATGCCCGAGAGCAGCACGCCGACCAGCACGCCGAGCGACAGATTGTGCGACCAGACCACCGTCACGACCGTCGCGATCATCACTGCGCTCGACGGCATCGGATGGTGCGTGATTTCGGTGAAGCTCTGCCAGCGGAAGGTGCTGATCGACACGAAGATCATCACCGCGACGAGCGAGGGCATC
This genomic interval from Sphingosinithalassobacter tenebrarum contains the following:
- a CDS encoding NAD-dependent epimerase/dehydratase family protein — translated: MRILLTGSSGWLGRYLAPMLRARGHEVTGLDVAPGVDTQVQGSVADRALVERTFGEHGIEAVIHAGALHKPDIVRYPAQAFVDVNVTGTLNLVEAAVAAGHDRFVFTSTTSLMISQGIRDERADHAVWLDETSGPIEPRNIYGVTKHAAENLCRLAHLEQGLNAVVLRTSRFFPEEDDTHRTLSGENMKANEFLHRRLTVEDAARAHIVALEKAPDVGFGTFIVSAPPPFARADVAELKRDSSAVIARYFPDAPELYAARGWTLPASIGRVYDPGLAERRMGWRAQTDFRAVLDAMARGDTLPLPHDAAYVSPEEQPEHC